One genomic region from Athalia rosae chromosome 3, iyAthRosa1.1, whole genome shotgun sequence encodes:
- the LOC105686639 gene encoding uncharacterized protein PB18E9.04c isoform X1 yields the protein MEVNIERECSALGGLFQQIIVDMKNGTPLWEDLISKATKLHTCLRAAILAISAYLEAFQKIADAATSARGATKEIGTALTRICLRHKAVEARMKTFTSAIMDCLVMPLQEKLEDWKKSLVNLDKEHAKEYKRAKTELKKRSTDTLRLQKKKARKIQGQGQGQCTGGDLELCKLLESSAAVVREKRLGLEETERKAVRAALVEERGRFCLLARFLKPVLDEEIAMLMELTHLQEVSDQLQRHTASPNHLPPASEQVITDIKGCDTTQWSLTTPPSSPSLSLGSRKSSMCSISSLNSSSSGSCKSHPSPSGHPWHRSLSQPVGVSIRPISTSGMVTLRHLTSGSSRDSGFTSQDTLYAQPISEHQVSNVSSHSNQSTGSTTMRPVTTSTWPDLQESSIQFDRQGQNTINERPHTISSAYEKGHHQRPALSVYTFQAPEGTGTGSSCCHSQPASPVSSSSSCSSSNQQQTHLQNQQQTHVQNQQNRVQLRNNRPPIPSRCSSLERPIVPAKNDPPGSPRGKPKLPIPAHLAKELPAHQLQQPMYVNMHELASLAASRAQEMQQLPPPPPPASTAHTDKTDASEKDGGSLTSESSLESSSGYGSQTTLPHVQPQSQISCQGVDDENSMNQQEKVAIDPEENAASQCTLRRQEMTKTSRRPLSMSAAYSTGLGLTRQQNQNQNQMKSATLLPRRGSMQQAVRPAPPVRRTSTIIGGTFNPLINNPSTFNSDDNNKKDGIKDDARDEADNLPPPPAFLLESTSPTPTPTPQRSISVSETVRTLTELRHTPASPSFLRKLANSQQNNNSVTTTVASTTATTNTLIRRTQSIDRTSTIRSHSQDRSSLSTTVGQQAYSQGGGQGPGGVGQGFMAVLSAKLVPSSLLSNNVTGSTNTNVNSGSPKSSRRQSVEQQSNRNSRAPSSFLGTLNAKLAHQQQQGGQNPVINTANRSASVRRIMGNRVPMVDLDPLQVRDSLMDQIRRGTSLRKTSGPINDCSAPKIY from the exons TGCCATCATGGACTGCCTCGTTATGCCGCTACAGGAAAAACTCGAAGATTGGAAGAAATCACTCGTCAATTTGGACAAGGAACATGCCAAAG AATACAAAAGGGCGAAAACAGAACTGAAAAAACGATCGACGGACACCTTGAGATTACAAAAGAAGAAGGCTCGTAAAATTCAGGGTCAAGGTCAAGGACAATGTACAGGAGGAGATTTGGAATTATGTAAACTTTTGGAATCATCAGCTGCGGTGGTCAGAGAAAAAAGACTTGGATTAGaagaaactgaaagaaaagcTGTGCGAGCTGCGCTCGTTGAGGAACGTGGACGATTTTGTTTACTAGCCAGATTTCTTAAGCCGGTATTA GACGAGGAAATTGCTATGTTAATGGAGCTAACACACCTTCAGGAAGTGTCGGATCAACTACAGAGGCACACCGCATCCCCAAATCATCTGCCACCTGCTTCTGAACAG GTGATCACGGATATCAAGGGATGCGATACTACACAGTGGTCGTTGACCACACCTCCTTCGAGTCCCTCCCTATCTTTAGGGTCGAGGAAAAGTTCCATGTGCTCCATAAGCTCActcaacagcagcagcagtggTTCGTGCAAAAGTCATCCGAGTCCGTCTGGCCATCCGTGGCACAGGTCTCTGTCTCAG CCTGTTGGTGTATCTATAAGGCCAATCAGCACAAGTGGGATGGTTACGTTGCGCCACTTGACTAGCGGGAGTTCACGAGATTCCGGGTTCACTTCTCAAGACACTCTTTATGCCCAGCCTATTAGCGAACATCAG GTATCGAATGTATCGTCACACAGTAATCAGAGTACAGGATCTACCACCATGAGGCCCGTTACTACTTCCACATGGCCCGATTTACAAGAGTCATCTATTCAATTCGACAGACAGGGTCAAAATACGATTAACGAACGACCGCATACCATATCTTCTG cataCGAGAAAGGTCATCATCAACGGCCAGCGCTGAGCGTCTACACGTTTCAAGCACCGGAAGGTACTGGTACTGGGTCAAGTTGTTGCCACAGTCAACCGGCGTCTCCagtttcttcgtcttcttcatGTTCTTCGTCGAACCAACAGCAAACTCATCTGCAAAACCAACAACAAACTCATGTACAAAATCAACAGAATCGTGTTCAACTACGAAATAACAGACCTCCGATCCCAAGTCGGTGTTCTAGCCTCGAGCGACCGATCGTTCCGGCTAAAAATGATCCTCCTGGGAGTCCTAGAGGAAAACCTAAACTTCCGATACCGGCACACCTCGCTAAAG aattaCCTGCACATCAGCTACAACAACCGATGTATGTAAACATGCACGAATTGGCTAGTCTGGCTGCTAGTCGGGCACAAGAAATGCAACAACTTCCACCTCCGCCACCACCAGCTTCCACCGCTCATACAGATAAA ACCGATGCTTCAGAAAAAGACGGTGGCAGTTTGACTTCCGAATCTAGCCTGGAATCTAGTAGCGGTTATGGTAGTCAGACAACTCTTCCTCATGTTCAACCTCAATCGCAAATTTCATGCCAAGGagttgacgatgaaaattccatGAATCAACAAGAGAAAG TGGCCATAGATCCCGAGGAGAATGCTGCTTCTCAATGCACTCTGCGACGTCAAGAAATGACTAAAACGTCACGTCGTCCATTGTCTATGAGTG CTGCCTATTCTACTGGTTTGGGTTTAACGAGACAGcaaaaccaaaaccaaaatcaGATGAAAAGTGCTACTTTATTACCGCGTAGAGGATCTATGCAACAAGCTGTAAGACCAGCGCCACCGGTCAGACGTACATCTACGATTATTGGCGGTACGTTTAACCCACTGATTAACAACCCCAGCACATTCAACAGCGATGACAATAATAAGAAAGATGGAATCAAAGATGACGCACGTGACGAAGCTGATAATCTGCCGCCACCGCCAGCTTTCTTACTGGAAAGCACTTCCCCAACGCCAACGCCCACTCCGCAGCG ATCCATCTCTGTATCAGAGACTGTTCGGACACTGACTGAGCTCCGTCACACACCAGCGAGTCCATCTTTCCTACGTAAGCTCGCTAATTctcaacaaaataataattcggtAACAACCACCGTTGCCTCTACTACAGCAACTACCAATACATTGATAAGGCGAACCCAAAGTATAGATCGCACAAGTACAATACGTTCGCATTCTCAAGATCGTAGCTCCTTATCAACAACGGTGGGCCAGCAGGCTTACAGCCAAGGAGGGGGTCAAGGTCCCGGGGGAGTTGGGCAAGGATTTATGGCTGTACTTAGTGCTAAACTAGTCCCATCCTCTCTTTTGTCTAACAACGTTACCGGTAGCACAAATACTAACGTTAACAGTGGAAGTCCAAAATCATCGCGGCGACAGTCAGTTGAACAACAATCTAATAGAAATTCCAGGGCTCCGTCCAGCTTCCTTGGAACCTTGAACGCCAAACTGGCCCACCAACAGCAGCAAGGTGGTCAAAATCCAGTTATTAATACGGCAAATCGGTCGGCAAGTGTTAGGCGAATAATGGGTAACAGAGTTCCGATGGTTGATTTGGATCCCCTGCAGGTCAGGGATTCTCTAATGGATCAAATAAGGCGTGGTACTTCCCTACGGAAAACCAGCGGGCCCATTAACGACTGTTCTGCACCAAAAATATACTAG
- the LOC105686639 gene encoding uncharacterized protein PB18E9.04c isoform X2: protein MRRNRELIFIKNGTPLWEDLISKATKLHTCLRAAILAISAYLEAFQKIADAATSARGATKEIGTALTRICLRHKAVEARMKTFTSAIMDCLVMPLQEKLEDWKKSLVNLDKEHAKEYKRAKTELKKRSTDTLRLQKKKARKIQGQGQGQCTGGDLELCKLLESSAAVVREKRLGLEETERKAVRAALVEERGRFCLLARFLKPVLDEEIAMLMELTHLQEVSDQLQRHTASPNHLPPASEQVITDIKGCDTTQWSLTTPPSSPSLSLGSRKSSMCSISSLNSSSSGSCKSHPSPSGHPWHRSLSQPVGVSIRPISTSGMVTLRHLTSGSSRDSGFTSQDTLYAQPISEHQVSNVSSHSNQSTGSTTMRPVTTSTWPDLQESSIQFDRQGQNTINERPHTISSAYEKGHHQRPALSVYTFQAPEGTGTGSSCCHSQPASPVSSSSSCSSSNQQQTHLQNQQQTHVQNQQNRVQLRNNRPPIPSRCSSLERPIVPAKNDPPGSPRGKPKLPIPAHLAKELPAHQLQQPMYVNMHELASLAASRAQEMQQLPPPPPPASTAHTDKTDASEKDGGSLTSESSLESSSGYGSQTTLPHVQPQSQISCQGVDDENSMNQQEKVAIDPEENAASQCTLRRQEMTKTSRRPLSMSAAYSTGLGLTRQQNQNQNQMKSATLLPRRGSMQQAVRPAPPVRRTSTIIGGTFNPLINNPSTFNSDDNNKKDGIKDDARDEADNLPPPPAFLLESTSPTPTPTPQRSISVSETVRTLTELRHTPASPSFLRKLANSQQNNNSVTTTVASTTATTNTLIRRTQSIDRTSTIRSHSQDRSSLSTTVGQQAYSQGGGQGPGGVGQGFMAVLSAKLVPSSLLSNNVTGSTNTNVNSGSPKSSRRQSVEQQSNRNSRAPSSFLGTLNAKLAHQQQQGGQNPVINTANRSASVRRIMGNRVPMVDLDPLQVRDSLMDQIRRGTSLRKTSGPINDCSAPKIY, encoded by the exons TGCCATCATGGACTGCCTCGTTATGCCGCTACAGGAAAAACTCGAAGATTGGAAGAAATCACTCGTCAATTTGGACAAGGAACATGCCAAAG AATACAAAAGGGCGAAAACAGAACTGAAAAAACGATCGACGGACACCTTGAGATTACAAAAGAAGAAGGCTCGTAAAATTCAGGGTCAAGGTCAAGGACAATGTACAGGAGGAGATTTGGAATTATGTAAACTTTTGGAATCATCAGCTGCGGTGGTCAGAGAAAAAAGACTTGGATTAGaagaaactgaaagaaaagcTGTGCGAGCTGCGCTCGTTGAGGAACGTGGACGATTTTGTTTACTAGCCAGATTTCTTAAGCCGGTATTA GACGAGGAAATTGCTATGTTAATGGAGCTAACACACCTTCAGGAAGTGTCGGATCAACTACAGAGGCACACCGCATCCCCAAATCATCTGCCACCTGCTTCTGAACAG GTGATCACGGATATCAAGGGATGCGATACTACACAGTGGTCGTTGACCACACCTCCTTCGAGTCCCTCCCTATCTTTAGGGTCGAGGAAAAGTTCCATGTGCTCCATAAGCTCActcaacagcagcagcagtggTTCGTGCAAAAGTCATCCGAGTCCGTCTGGCCATCCGTGGCACAGGTCTCTGTCTCAG CCTGTTGGTGTATCTATAAGGCCAATCAGCACAAGTGGGATGGTTACGTTGCGCCACTTGACTAGCGGGAGTTCACGAGATTCCGGGTTCACTTCTCAAGACACTCTTTATGCCCAGCCTATTAGCGAACATCAG GTATCGAATGTATCGTCACACAGTAATCAGAGTACAGGATCTACCACCATGAGGCCCGTTACTACTTCCACATGGCCCGATTTACAAGAGTCATCTATTCAATTCGACAGACAGGGTCAAAATACGATTAACGAACGACCGCATACCATATCTTCTG cataCGAGAAAGGTCATCATCAACGGCCAGCGCTGAGCGTCTACACGTTTCAAGCACCGGAAGGTACTGGTACTGGGTCAAGTTGTTGCCACAGTCAACCGGCGTCTCCagtttcttcgtcttcttcatGTTCTTCGTCGAACCAACAGCAAACTCATCTGCAAAACCAACAACAAACTCATGTACAAAATCAACAGAATCGTGTTCAACTACGAAATAACAGACCTCCGATCCCAAGTCGGTGTTCTAGCCTCGAGCGACCGATCGTTCCGGCTAAAAATGATCCTCCTGGGAGTCCTAGAGGAAAACCTAAACTTCCGATACCGGCACACCTCGCTAAAG aattaCCTGCACATCAGCTACAACAACCGATGTATGTAAACATGCACGAATTGGCTAGTCTGGCTGCTAGTCGGGCACAAGAAATGCAACAACTTCCACCTCCGCCACCACCAGCTTCCACCGCTCATACAGATAAA ACCGATGCTTCAGAAAAAGACGGTGGCAGTTTGACTTCCGAATCTAGCCTGGAATCTAGTAGCGGTTATGGTAGTCAGACAACTCTTCCTCATGTTCAACCTCAATCGCAAATTTCATGCCAAGGagttgacgatgaaaattccatGAATCAACAAGAGAAAG TGGCCATAGATCCCGAGGAGAATGCTGCTTCTCAATGCACTCTGCGACGTCAAGAAATGACTAAAACGTCACGTCGTCCATTGTCTATGAGTG CTGCCTATTCTACTGGTTTGGGTTTAACGAGACAGcaaaaccaaaaccaaaatcaGATGAAAAGTGCTACTTTATTACCGCGTAGAGGATCTATGCAACAAGCTGTAAGACCAGCGCCACCGGTCAGACGTACATCTACGATTATTGGCGGTACGTTTAACCCACTGATTAACAACCCCAGCACATTCAACAGCGATGACAATAATAAGAAAGATGGAATCAAAGATGACGCACGTGACGAAGCTGATAATCTGCCGCCACCGCCAGCTTTCTTACTGGAAAGCACTTCCCCAACGCCAACGCCCACTCCGCAGCG ATCCATCTCTGTATCAGAGACTGTTCGGACACTGACTGAGCTCCGTCACACACCAGCGAGTCCATCTTTCCTACGTAAGCTCGCTAATTctcaacaaaataataattcggtAACAACCACCGTTGCCTCTACTACAGCAACTACCAATACATTGATAAGGCGAACCCAAAGTATAGATCGCACAAGTACAATACGTTCGCATTCTCAAGATCGTAGCTCCTTATCAACAACGGTGGGCCAGCAGGCTTACAGCCAAGGAGGGGGTCAAGGTCCCGGGGGAGTTGGGCAAGGATTTATGGCTGTACTTAGTGCTAAACTAGTCCCATCCTCTCTTTTGTCTAACAACGTTACCGGTAGCACAAATACTAACGTTAACAGTGGAAGTCCAAAATCATCGCGGCGACAGTCAGTTGAACAACAATCTAATAGAAATTCCAGGGCTCCGTCCAGCTTCCTTGGAACCTTGAACGCCAAACTGGCCCACCAACAGCAGCAAGGTGGTCAAAATCCAGTTATTAATACGGCAAATCGGTCGGCAAGTGTTAGGCGAATAATGGGTAACAGAGTTCCGATGGTTGATTTGGATCCCCTGCAGGTCAGGGATTCTCTAATGGATCAAATAAGGCGTGGTACTTCCCTACGGAAAACCAGCGGGCCCATTAACGACTGTTCTGCACCAAAAATATACTAG